Within the Pagrus major chromosome 4, Pma_NU_1.0 genome, the region CTGTTTGTCCTTTACCGGAGCCGTGTTTTCAGTTATTTGCTCTGCGTGGCCGCCATTTTGGCTCAGCATTTGTTTATGGTTTGTAAGGTAAGCACTATAGATAGTTCTTCACATCATAGTCAAATATCTTGACCACAAACAGTTAATACGCTGTTCTatttaaatgatgtgtttattgAGATGTTTGTTTACCATCTGATGAAGTTTTAGGATTTGTAACTTGGTTTTATACGATTATGTCGGCCGTGATTATGGCTAGCTTCTTAGTTGTATGTGTGCTAGCTCCGTGGATACTATCTGCTATTTATCTACCTGTGGGTTTTCTCTTATGCTCTGTGTTTTGAGCTGAAACCTTGTTTTAAGGGGTTTAGTAGCTGTGAAGGTACAGCGCTTTATTTTCAATACTGTACAAATTGAGCGTAGCGTcagttctggcaggccacgacgtcaagctctaactgcatagctgtcatcgccggcgcagatcagctgatggctcagctgactctgcgtgcccgctccctattgggaaattgcattaagagcggggtatttaatctgctctcgcccgaccctccttcctgcttcctctgctgctggcactttcGCAATTTCCCGCATGAAGAACATTTTGCTCGTTTTCGTATTTACCTTGTTGCTCCCGATGTCGTCGCCCCTCGTCCACGATGATGAAGACCCTTGGCAATCCGACGGCATCATGGTGGAGCCTCACCGAGTCTCTGAATCAGAGGAAGCCATCGACGAGGAGAGGGCTCCTTCTTCTCTCCGTCGAAGCTCTCGCCTAGCAGGAAAGGGTACCGGCCAAATCGCACCATCAATCGATGACTGGCCGATTCCTAAACTGTTGGAGTTCCTGTTTTGTAATGATGTTTCTGCTCCGGTCGGAGCGTCTCACCGGGAACTGTTTGCGCTGTTCCTGAACTGCGCTGGGTTTCCACCTGTAGTTCAGCGTCCTGTCTCCGCTCCTACTGTCTCCGCTCCTTCTGTCTCCGTTCCTTCTGCCGCCGCTCCTCCTGTCTCCGCTCCTCGGAAAGCGCAGTCAAAGCACAAACACTGGTCCCAGAACTCAGTAGTCGCTCCGACTCCAGCCGCTGCCCCGCCGGCCAAAAGAGCCAGAGCCCCGGCCACAGCAGTCGCCTCCTCAGCTCCGGCAAACGACGCCATCTTGGCAGCGCTGTCTTCTATTCAGTCTTCCCTTTCCAGCATGAATTCAAGGATCCAGACCTTAGAAGCCGCCGCCGTTCCATCCACCAGCTCTGCGTTCCAGGCCGCCGTGTTTACATCCCgggaacctgctgctgctgctgcctcttccgCGACGCAGTTCAGTGACGTCACTCCGGCGCCCCTCGACGGCATCTCTATCCCGCGCAGGATTCTGGGTAGTGCAGTCCCAATCTCCACCGGTGTGCCATTctaccctcctgctgctgccatctcctTCAATCTGAGAAACCAGATCCTTGCAGGTAATGATGTCAATTTAGTGAAAAtcctgctgtgctcagatttTAGTGACAAGCGTGTGGTAGATTGTGGTGATGTGTCTGTGATGCTAAAGGATAGTGACCCTAGACTTTCAAAGACCTTGACTCTAGCAGAATTTACTGTTGCTTTTGGTGTGTTCAGAGATGTAATCTGTGAGGTCTATCCATCCCGTCGAGCAGAATTGGACACCTATCTGGCCATCATTGCAGATCTTGCCTTAACATACGGTGGAACTTTGTTCTATGAATATCATAAATCATTCTCTGCCAAGGCCGCCATGTTCATTCAGAGGTTTAACCAAAGACTGGACTGGTCTGTAGTCGACCTGGCTCTAATCAGCAGGCACTGCACTGGTCGCCAAGCTCTCTCCTGCTCCATTTGTGGCTCTTTCTCGCACTCTCCCAATATGTGTCCCAAATCCGTGGCTATAGTTCATCCGCCGGCAGTCCCGCAATCCAATGAGACTAAGGTGACACCTTTTTGGACTCCCATGTGCCATAATTTCAATGAGAATGTGTGCAGgtttgtaaattgtaaatatattcatgCTTGCAGCTATTGTGGGGACAGTCATCCAAAGTCTGTGTGCCCCCGACGAACCCGCCTTGTgaggaaggaaaataaaaaataaaaccttcaaCCCCAGTCAACGTGGCTGAGCTGGGCAAGGCTCTAAAGAAGCATCCGAACCGCTGCTTTGTCAATTATTTGCTTACCGGACTGGTTCAAGGATTCATGGCTGGGTTATTGTGGTTGcctaaattgtctttttcttgtagCAATCTGCAGTCTGCTTTAAAAGAGCCTGAAGTTGTCGACACTCTGCTGGAAAAAGAAGTCAGGAAGGGTTTTATGATCGGTCCTCTGGATAAATCCCCTTTCCCCGTATCTCGCATAAACCCCATAGGTGTGGCTACCCGGAAATATTCTGGTAAAAAGCGTCTCATTATAGATTTATCAGCTCCTCATCATGATGAAGTCCAAAGTATTAACAGTCTCATTCCACTCCCGCCGTTCTCTCTGTATTATGCCTCAATCGACGATGCCATTAAGCTCATCAAACAAGCAGGTAGAAGAGCATGGTTATCAAAGGCCGACATCACAGATGCGTTTAAAGTCATGCCTTTGCACCCTTCCCAATGGCATCTGTTCGGCgtgaaatggagagagaaattGTATTTTGCAGTTAGGCTCACTTTTGGGTGTCGCAGCAGTCCAAAAATCTTTGACACATTGTCTGAAGCTCTCTGCTGGATTCTCTTAAACAATTGCAAGCTGCCTTTCGTGCTTCACCTGTTAGACGATTTTTTGCTCGTAGATTATCCTCATGCCAAGCCAGACCACGCAATCATCACTCTTAAAGATACTTTCAAAAACCTGGGAGTCCCCTTATCTGAGGAGAAAACTTCAGGTCCACTTCAAGCCATCGAATTTCTAGGTATCAAACTAGACAGTGTCCTCATGCAAGCTTCCCTGCCTCTCGAGAAATTAAACCGCATCAGAGAAATTATGAAGGAACAGGTTTCAAAGTCCATTTCAAAAAGAGATCTGCTCTCCCTCCTAGGTCATCTCAATTTCGCCATGCGCGCGATTCCTCAGGGCCGCTCATTCATATCCAGGCTTCTCGACCTCTCAAAGTCAGTTGAAAAGCTTCATGACACAGTAACTCTGGATGAAGGGTGCAGATCAGAGCTCCGGTTTTGGTCTTTGCTGCTCGAGAAATGGAatggcatttcatttttctataGCGACAATACTGAATCATCTTTGGCCATTAGATTATTCACAGATGCAGCTCCTTCCGTGGGTTTTGGGGGGTTCTTTGATAATCAGTGGTTTGCTGATGTATGGCCAAAAGAATTGTCATCTCTGCCAGCTAGTGCTTCTTCCTCTGCGCTTATGGAAATATACCCAATTGTTATAGCTTGTCTTCTCTGGGGGAAATCCTGGTCCAGGaggaaaattattttcttttgtgacaATGAAGCAGCTGTCCACATTATCAACAAAGGGCGTTCCTCTATTCCATTTATTAACAGATTTGTAAGACGCCTTACTTGGGCATCCGTGCTGGGGAACTTCATCATCCGCGCAGCGCACATTCCAGGATTGGATAATAATATTGCTGATGCTCTGTCTCGATTTGAATTTCAGAAATTCCACAGACTGTGTCCGGAAGCTGCGCCCTCCAGCCTGCCTTGCCCCCCCTTCCACCATGCGGTGCTAGATTAGACAGCACCTTGCAAAAATacatgctgtcagctgctggCTATATGCGTTCTGGTTTAGCGAAGTCTACATTAAAATTGTATGACTCTGCATGGTCCTAtttcacagcattttgtttctctttctctgttgcaATTCTTCCTATAAGTATTCCCATTGTATGTGCTTTTCTGGTTCACTGCTTTGAGTCCCGCAAAATGCAGCCGTCCTCCATCAAAGGCCTCCTCGCAGGTGTCCAGTTTCACCTGCGTTGCCTGGACCCGTCCTCCAACAGCTTACTAGAAAATCCATCCATTAAGCTTCTGCTAAACggctttaaaagagagaaacctcAAGGCAATGACATCCGTCTCCCTTTTACTCCTCCACTTCTGCACAAGTTAATCACTCACTTAAGGAACGGGTGCTTTGGTCCATATACAGACTCACTGTTAGAAACTGTTTTCCTCATAGCTTTTTATGGGTTCTTAAGGTGCGGAGAATTCACTACACGCTCACGATCTTTTGATCCTTCACAAGACCTCACCATAGGCGATGTATCAGTTCACAGTCACTACTTTTGTATCCTCTTAAAACATTCTAAAACTGACAGAGATAGAAGGGGAACATCAGTCATCATTTCTCAAACTAACTCTGATTTCTGTCCATTGTCTTCCATGGTCCGCTATCTGAAAAGCCGTGCCCAAGCCAGCCCTCAGGAGCCGCTGTTCGTCACGGAGAGAGGGGAGCCCCTGTCACGAGCCTGGTTCGCCTCTCGCCTCCGCCTCCTTTGCCAACTCTGCGGTCTCCCTCCGGAACGCTACACGCCTCATTCGTTCCGCATAGGAGCAGCTACGACAGCAGCAATGGTCGCTCCTGTGGCCACCCTGAAAGCTATGGGCAGGTGGTCTTCTTCTGCTTTCAATCGTTACGTGCGTCCTGGCAATAAAGCCATCCTAGATGCTCAAAAAGCCATGAGCCTCTCACTGTAATTCTtgatataataaatattcattcatagGCATGATTGGTTACgtctatattattatattattattatattgttattactatattattgtattatcatCGTTATTATTAAGAGGCAGCGTGTGGCTTATTCCCTATTAAATTGTATACAAATCATTTCCATCCTAGATAGCTTCCTGGCATCTCTTGTAGCAGAGGTTCCAGGATTTGCCGGTATGGTCgttttgggggttttcttttgctgctgcgctccctgcttatgccgttcatgatggctcgtgaagggcaggaaggtgctcttcctgcctcaggctttccacgcaagcgcgtggaagagcagggggccccagaacagtatcataccgccaaataaaactgtgcaagtaaataaagattattttgacaaaagtggtcctgactgaaattgAGCGTAGCGCcagttctggcaggccacgacgtcaagctctaactgcatagctgtcatcgccggcgcagatcagctgatggctcagctgactctgcgtgcccgctccctattgggaaattgcattaagagcggggtatttaatctgctctcgcccgaccctccttcctgcttcctctgctgctggcactttcgcaacccacctccaccccagctcctcctgtatTCATGTtggttgctctgctctgtctgggttttcttttgctgctgcgctccctgcttatgccgttcatgatggctcgtgaagggcaggaaggtgctcttcctgcctcaggctttccacgcaagcgcgtggaagagcagggggccccagaacagtatcataccgccaaataaaactgtgcaagtaaataaagattattttgacaaaagtggtcctgactgaattACTTTTATATGACTTATCTTAACTGactcagtgtttgtttatggtTTGTAAGGTGGAGCCGCCAGCATCGACACTCAATAAACCGTGCAGTCTCAGCCACGATCTTGACCATCCGTGTGTCCAACTCCTCCCTCACATCGCACCCAACAATACCAACATCAACACAACGCAGAGTCTCCGGGTGTAGAGAGGCGCAATCTCACACGGGCTGGGTTACATATACACAGTCCGAATACAAatacagtccacacacacaatatagatacacagcataaatacacagtacaaataaacAGTTTGAATACACAGTATAGGtccacagtccaaatacacaatataaatcCACAGTCCAAATGCACACAGTATTGATACACAGTAcgaatacacagtataaatactgAAGTACAgagtatgaatacacattacacggtataaatacacatacacagcacgagtacacatacacagcacaaGTACTCAGTACACATACAGAGCACGAGTACAcgtacacagtacacatacacagcacgagtacacagtacacatacacagcatgaGTACACACCACgggtacacagtacacatacacagcaggagtacacatacacagcacgagtacacaACACGAGTATACAtacacagcacgagtacacaatacacaatagACAGCACACAATACGCAGCAAGAGTACACAATACACAGCAggagtacacatacacagcacgagtacacagcacgagtacacatacacagcacgaatacacagtacacatacacagtacacatacacaacacaagTACACAGTATGAGTACACTGTACACCTACACAGCATGAGTACACAGTGCatatacacagcacacatacacagcacgagtacacagCACGAGCACACAGCGAACATACACAGCATGAGCACACAGTGAACATACACAGCAtgagtacacatacacagcagacatACACATcacgagtacacagtacaagtacacagCAAACATACACAGCATCAGCACACAGCAAACAtacacagcacgagtacacatacacagcacaaGTACACTGTACACAATAGACAGCACACAATATGCAGCAAgaatacacaatacacagcaTGAGTACACAGTACGcagcacgagtacacagtatacagcacaggtacacagtacacagcacgGGTACACAGTTCACAGCACGGGTACACAGTTCACAAGCACGTGTAGACAGTACGAGTACATATACACAGCACCAGTGCATATgcacgagtacacagtacacatacacagcagtAGTACACATgcacgagtacacagtacacagcacacaggacGAGTGCACATTACACAACAGTTTCACAAGAATTGACACAAAGAGTATCTAGAGCatcttaaatatttcaactaacccTCCacacagaatgcctaaacactggATCTACAATTTCTCCTTACTCACCAGCAGTAGTTCACAACTTCTTTCACCTGGACAAAATGCAactgtacacagtataaatacacagcataaatacacagtacgaatacacagtaaacagtataaatacacagtacacagtataaatacacagtacgaatacacagtaaacagtataaatacacagtacacagtataaatacacagtacgaatacacagtaaacagtataaatacacagtaaacagtataaacacagtataaatacacagtaaacagtataagcagacaatataaatacacagcacacagtccacATACAGTCCACATTCtaaatacacagtaaacagtataaatacacagtacaaatgcaCAGCACGAGTACAGTCCAAATACACAATATagatacacagcacacagcataaatacacagtttaaatacacagcacacagtataaacacacagtataaacacacggtagaaacacacagcacacagtataaacacacgGTAGAAACACACAGCGCACTGTATAAACATTCTCACACCACACGCCACACTTGACATTTCTCACGCTTATATTTCCCCATTCAATActctatatttatttttttcatgataatAAACTTTGGTCCTTGCGGCTTGCCGTAGTTCGAGTAACTCTGATTGACTGACCGAGATAACCAATCCCAGACCAATCCATCAGTcctttgtgcctaaatctaaccaaccACGGAAGGCACCACGCAATATAAACCAATCAGAAGCAACGTAAGGCGGGTCTTGGTGTCTCTAACTATCTTTCACACACAACAGCGCCGACATTTAAAACCCACTCGACGTTCTCCTGCTTGCTAGAAGACAGACGGTAGATAACTACCCAATTTTGATCATACAAAATTATTGAAAATGGgttcactttttaaatatttttactaGTTTGATGTCGACGTAGGACAAATGTTGCTCTTAGTTTTTATCTCTATCGGTTCACTGTTGATTCGCTGTTTCTCCTTGAGTTTCCTAGTTAATATGTACTGTTTTAAGGCTGCTATAAGTCTATCATTGTCCTGTATTTGTTGCAGAGCTGTGTAACATTTATTTGCCTCTTCTCTTGGCCAGTTCACACTTGAAAAAGAGACTCTAGTCTCAAtatgcgtatgtgtgtgtgtgtctgtgtgtgtgtgtcagagttaCAGACTTGTAAAGATCAATTTAGACCCCCCCTAAAGCAGTGTTTCTCAAAATTCTAAATTTCAAGGTCTATCCTTAACTCTGACAGTGTACAAATGGAACCAAATGGACCCATTGGGGTTCATTTGTACACTGTCAGAGTTACAGACCTTGTAAGGGTCAATTTAGACCCCCCCTAGGGACTTCCGGTAGGCGGCAAGATGAAGTAGTCGCACTTTTCCACGCTCCTGACCTGCTAACTTTTAAACACTCCTAAGAGTTCTACCACGATAACACAACCAGCCATAAATACTCAGATATAGCCATCAGCACTCTCCCACGTCGGAAATATGTCTAGTAGAGCTAAGAGAGACGAGCAAAAGAAGGAAGACTCGGCGACGAGCACCGTCACGGCTACGCTAACGGCTATGCTAACAGACCACAAGACATCGCTCCAGGCAGTATTCAATGCAGCGTTCTCCAAACTCGAAACGAAGTTGGACAATATCCAGGCCACCTTACGAGAACACCAACAGCGTCTCTCTTCGCTGGAAGCTTCTGCCACCACGACCAGCCAGGATATGCAAGCTGTGGAGATGAAGCTAACCGCAGTAGCCGAGGAGAACATCATGCTAAAAGCTAAGCTTACCAATCTGGAGAGCAGAAGCCGCCGGAACAATATTAGGATTGTTGGCCTTCCCGAAGGTATCGAGGGTCCCCAGCCAACAACATTCTTCTCTCAGCTCTTACTCGAGGTCTTTGGGGAACACACTCTGACATCAGCCCCGGAGCTAGATCAGGCCCATCGCAACGTCTAGCAGCTAAACCAAGCCCAGGTGAGAAGCCCAGGGCAGTCGTGATATGCTTCCACAGATTCCAGACTCGCGAGCTGGTGGTGCATGGGGCTCGAAAGCTGCGGGGCAAGTTGAAATACAAATATTCTCCGATCCACATATTCGAGGACTACTGCCCTGAGATATTGGAACAACGCTCGGTGTATCGCAACGTCATGAAGGAGCTCTACAACCTCGGCCTCAAACCTGCCCTCCATTACCCGGCTAAGTTGTTCATCATGACCACTGAGGGGAAGAGGAGACGGCTCGCTTCCCTCAAGGACGCCCAAGATTTCATTGAATCTCGCCGCCGACATGGCTCCGGGACTACAGAGGACTGATTTCATCGAGTACGTTCTCACAGGGCTACCATAGAAATCTGACAGTCTATGCTAAATGGGGACTTTACTCcagctttgttgttgttagcaatTAGCCATGGCTGTCGCTCGGCTAAAGTGAAATGGCTAACCCATTGACTGACAGATAAAAGACTGTTAAGAATTCAGTACAGTTTAgtgctgtgttttctttacaaTGGCTACATTCGCCTGTGTTTAGACTGTTTTtctattatgttatgttacactTCGGGATCTGATTTTAGCCCGGTTGTTTTTAACAAGTAGCCATGTCTGGCGCTAGGTTAACTTGTTATTGCTACCCTTTCAACTTAAGGCTGATGAAAATTTTTTCTGATGAAACGTTTTAGGACGTATGTCATATTTTCTATTATGGTGATTGTACTTAATTTAGGTGAAATGGCTCTACCTctgttaaactttttttttctttcttctttttaatataatttatgaATCATCATCAGCATTGTTATTCATAAAGGCTGGAAGTGCTGTCACCATGTTTGTAACTCTACTAGGTTGCTGGTTTGTTTGCACatgaaactgtttttaattttcattaaaCTCATGCGCTATACTAAGATGTGGACAGGCTGGAGCCAGGACCGGAAGAACTAAGCAGATGCAGGGACAATGCATCACTGTGCAATGGACACCAAAGGCTTTGTTTACACAATGGGAATCTCGGGCTGGGACTGAGATTAAGTCATTGGTCATGTATATGTTTGTTTAGTGTGTATGAATGCGTTTAGTCTTGTCtgtccccccaccccccttttttttttttttttcctttttcttttttctctccccttctcctttCTCCGACACCCACCACTTCCAGCATGGCTGCAGCTACCTGTCCCCGCACAACTGCCCCCCTCCCTTCCCTTTTACACCACAGCCCTGTTCCCCTACTTGGAGATGGTAAGGTATGACCAACACAAATGACATACTCAGGTTTGTTTCATGGAATGTGAGGGGAGTAGGGGGTGCCACCAAATCTGGTAGAATCATGGCTCACTTGCAACAGCTCAAAGGggacatattttttattcaggAGACCCATCTGCGCAACAAAGAGGTGTCACGACTCAAAAGAGCTTGGATTGGTCACCTATTTCATTCTAAATTTAATGAGAAGGCCAGGGGTACAGCTATTCTGATTcgtaaaaacatccagtttgaACCTCACAAAACTGTGGCGGATCCCGCAGGTCGCTTTATTATTGTCTCTGGCAAACTACAGGGCGTCCCAGTTGTTCTGGCTAATGTCTACGACCCTAACTGGGATGACAGTGCATTTATAACCAAACTTTTTACATCCTTTCCAAACATTGATAACTACCATATTATTGTGGGAGGAGATTTCAATTCGGTCCAAGATCCGATACTTGACAGATCCTCTAACAAGGTGTTCCATCTAACCAAATCAGCTAAGACTCTTAGCACTTTCGCTGAACAACTTGGACTTTCAGACCCATGGAGGCATAAATTTCCCACAACtaaacttttctcttttttctcacatGTACACCGCACTTATTCTCGCATAGATTTTTTCCTCCTAGACAACAGACTCTTCCCCAATGTTAATTCTTGCGACTACCATAGCATTGTCATATCGGACCATGCCCCAACCTCCCTTGACCTCAATTTTTGCGTACAGATCAAACCCTTTAGACAATGGAGGTTTAACTCTGCATTATTAGCTGAGGACTGCTATCGACAATTTTTGCGCTCCCAAATTACACTGTTCTTTGAACTGAATGACTTGCCGGAAACTAAAAGAGGAACGTTGTGGGAGGCCTCGAAAGCCTATATCAGAGGTCAACTAATTTCTTTTGTCTCAAACTTGAAGAAAACCGAAACATCCCATATGGCAGATTTGATGCAACAAATAAAAGATGTTGATAACAAATTTTCATCTGACCCAAACCCTAATCTCTATAAAGAACGTCTAAGTTACAAACAGACTTCGATTTGGCATccacaaacaaagcaaaactaCAAATACTCAAATCCAGACAGCGCTTTTTTGAATCTGGGGATAGGGCTGGAAAGCTTCTGGCTCACCAGGTCAGGGCCGAGGCATCTTCGAGATTAATCTCAGCTATTAGCTCCG harbors:
- the LOC140994752 gene encoding uncharacterized protein translates to MSSPLVHDDEDPWQSDGIMVEPHRVSESEEAIDEERAPSSLRRSSRLAGKGTGQIAPSIDDWPIPKLLEFLFCNDVSAPVGASHRELFALFLNCAGFPPVVQRPVSAPTVSAPSVSVPSAAAPPVSAPRKAQSKHKHWSQNSVVAPTPAAAPPAKRARAPATAVASSAPANDAILAALSSIQSSLSSMNSRIQTLEAAAVPSTSSAFQAAVFTSREPAAAAASSATQFSDVTPAPLDGISIPRRILGSAVPISTGVPFYPPAAAISFNLRNQILAAVPKPALRSRCSSRREGSPCHEPGSPLASASFANSAVSLRNATRLIRSA